The proteins below are encoded in one region of Alistipes indistinctus YIT 12060:
- a CDS encoding gamma carbonic anhydrase family protein has protein sequence MAIIKSVRGFTPVIGENTFLADNATVIGDATIGRDCSIWFSAVVRGDVNKITIGDRVNIQDGAVIHTLYQRSVTEIGNDVSIGHNANVHGAKIEDKCLIGMGATVLDHAVVGTGSIVAANSLVLTGTVIEPGSVYAGVPARRVKGVTPEQVRDIIERTARDYMMYASWYKE, from the coding sequence ATGGCAATCATTAAATCGGTCCGGGGATTCACCCCGGTAATTGGAGAGAATACCTTTCTGGCGGATAACGCCACGGTGATCGGCGATGCGACGATCGGGCGCGATTGCAGCATCTGGTTCAGCGCCGTGGTACGGGGCGACGTCAATAAAATTACTATCGGCGACCGGGTTAACATTCAGGACGGGGCGGTGATCCATACGCTTTACCAGCGTTCTGTGACCGAAATCGGCAACGATGTGTCGATCGGCCACAATGCGAATGTACATGGGGCGAAGATCGAGGACAAATGCCTGATTGGTATGGGAGCGACGGTACTCGACCATGCCGTGGTCGGTACAGGGTCGATCGTGGCGGCCAATTCGCTGGTATTGACCGGTACGGTGATCGAACCCGGCAGCGTTTATGCCGGTGTGCCGGCGCGCCGCGTGAAGGGCGTGACTCCCGAGCAGGTGCGCGATATCATCGAACGCACGGCGCGCGATTATATGATGTACGCTTCGTGGTATAAAGAATAG